A window of the Xenopus laevis strain J_2021 chromosome 9_10L, Xenopus_laevis_v10.1, whole genome shotgun sequence genome harbors these coding sequences:
- the c7orf26.L gene encoding uncharacterized protein LOC379588 isoform X1, translating into MTRSVLGFSLRPPHSAIPAGLSVLFSHPYYWDHVLTEPSCLLDTMSDIRHSLLRRDALSAAKEVLYHLDIYFSSQLQNAPVPLVEKGPIELLEEFIFQVPKDRGSHPKRFSAMQELQLLEILCNYFQEQNKEAVRQVIFSSLFSPQGNKADDQRMTLLGKLTSMSVAVCRVPVLECAASWLQRTPAVYCVRLAKALVDDYCGLVPGSVQTLKHIISVSPRFCCQFITAVAALYDMSSEELLPPHNLLEMIVSWIFDDPRLILITFLNTPITANLPLGFLDFSPLMGLVRWCVTAPLAYTRKQKAAGGQLTVESQGLYSKLHLSMLQGLMVLQTQLTEKSLYGRLGLFHFDQLVPLVEELGQLCDELNPLNAEQEMELALDRLAQALQVSMATGALLCARDDLRTLCARLPHNNLMQLVISGPVQPQPAHPSLTPGYYPHIHTPPLAYPSLPAHPALPAHSPLPTHAAVPAIPAIPGHPVQTFMPGMGFPFRPMR; encoded by the exons ATGACCCGATCTGTACTGGGTTTCAGTCTCCGCCCCCCACATTCTGCGATTCCAGCAGGGCTGTCAGTTCTATTCAGTCATCCTTATTACTGGGATCATGTTTTAACTGAGCCAAGTTGTCTGTT GGACACCATGAGCGATATACGCCATTCTCTTCTGCGCCGTGACGCGCTCAGTGCTGCCAAGGAGGTCCTCTACCACCTGGATATCTACTTCAGCAGCCAGCTTCAGAATGCCCCAGTGCCTCTTGTAGAGAAGGGACCTATAGAGCTGCTTGAGGAATTCATCTTTCAGGTTCCTAAAGATCGGGGCTCTCACCCTAAG CGATTCAGTGCCATGCAAGAGCTTCAGCTGCTGGAGATACTCTGCAACTACTTCCAGGAACAGAACAAGGAGGCTGTGCGTCAAGTAATCTTCTCCTCACTCTTTAGCCCGCAAGGCAATAAGGCCGATGACCAGCGTATGACGCTGCTGGGGAAGCTCACGTCTATGTCTGTGGCAGTGTGCAGGGTGCCTGTGCTGGAGTGTGCTGCATCTTGGTTGCAG CGCACCCCAGCTGTATATTGTGTTCGGTTGGCTAAGGCCCTGGTGGATGATTACTGCGGCCTAGTACCTGGCTCAGTCCAGACGCTCAAACACATCATAAGTGTCAGTCCTCGCTTCTGTTGCCAGTTCATCACTGCAGTGGCTGCTCTCTATGATATGTCCAGTG AGGAGCTGCTACCCCCTCATAATCTCCTGGAGATGATTGTTTCATGGATCTTTGATGATCCTAGGCTTATACTGATCACTTTCCTTAATACTCCCATTACTGCCAATCTGCCTCTTGGCTTCTTAGACTTTTCTCCTCTCATGGGCCTGGTACGTTGGTGTGTGACAGCTCCCCTGGCATACACACGCAAACAGAAGGCAGCAGGGGGGCAGCTAACTGTGGAGAGCCAAGGCCTATACTCAAAGCTGCATCTGAGCATGTTACAAGGTCTCATGGTCCTTCAGACTCAATTGACAGAAAAAAGCCTCTATGGAAGACTGGGACTCTTTCATTTCGACCAACTTGTGCCTCTGGTGGAGGAATTGGGACAGTTATGTGATGAGCTTAACCCATTAAATGCAGAGCAGGAGATGGAATTAGCACTTGATAGGCTTGCTCAGGCTCTGCAGGTTTCCATGGCGACAGGGGCTTTACTTTGTGCCCGAG ATGACCTGCGGACACTGTGCGCTAGACTCCCCCATAACAa CCTTATGCAGTTGGTGATCTCTGGTCCTGTTCAGCCTCAGCCAGCTCACCCGTCTCTAACTCCAGGCTATTACCCCCACATTCATACCCCACCCCTGGCCTATCCCTCTCTGCCCGCTCACCCAGCTCTGCCCGCTCATTCGCCACTTCCTACACATGCGGCGGTGCCTGCTATCCCAGCTATTCCTGGGCACCCTGTGCAGACTTTCATGCCTGGGATGGGCTTTCCATTTAGACCTATGCGCTGA
- the c7orf26.L gene encoding uncharacterized protein LOC379588, protein MSDIRHSLLRRDALSAAKEVLYHLDIYFSSQLQNAPVPLVEKGPIELLEEFIFQVPKDRGSHPKRFSAMQELQLLEILCNYFQEQNKEAVRQVIFSSLFSPQGNKADDQRMTLLGKLTSMSVAVCRVPVLECAASWLQRTPAVYCVRLAKALVDDYCGLVPGSVQTLKHIISVSPRFCCQFITAVAALYDMSSEELLPPHNLLEMIVSWIFDDPRLILITFLNTPITANLPLGFLDFSPLMGLVRWCVTAPLAYTRKQKAAGGQLTVESQGLYSKLHLSMLQGLMVLQTQLTEKSLYGRLGLFHFDQLVPLVEELGQLCDELNPLNAEQEMELALDRLAQALQVSMATGALLCARDDLRTLCARLPHNNLMQLVISGPVQPQPAHPSLTPGYYPHIHTPPLAYPSLPAHPALPAHSPLPTHAAVPAIPAIPGHPVQTFMPGMGFPFRPMR, encoded by the exons ATGAGCGATATACGCCATTCTCTTCTGCGCCGTGACGCGCTCAGTGCTGCCAAGGAGGTCCTCTACCACCTGGATATCTACTTCAGCAGCCAGCTTCAGAATGCCCCAGTGCCTCTTGTAGAGAAGGGACCTATAGAGCTGCTTGAGGAATTCATCTTTCAGGTTCCTAAAGATCGGGGCTCTCACCCTAAG CGATTCAGTGCCATGCAAGAGCTTCAGCTGCTGGAGATACTCTGCAACTACTTCCAGGAACAGAACAAGGAGGCTGTGCGTCAAGTAATCTTCTCCTCACTCTTTAGCCCGCAAGGCAATAAGGCCGATGACCAGCGTATGACGCTGCTGGGGAAGCTCACGTCTATGTCTGTGGCAGTGTGCAGGGTGCCTGTGCTGGAGTGTGCTGCATCTTGGTTGCAG CGCACCCCAGCTGTATATTGTGTTCGGTTGGCTAAGGCCCTGGTGGATGATTACTGCGGCCTAGTACCTGGCTCAGTCCAGACGCTCAAACACATCATAAGTGTCAGTCCTCGCTTCTGTTGCCAGTTCATCACTGCAGTGGCTGCTCTCTATGATATGTCCAGTG AGGAGCTGCTACCCCCTCATAATCTCCTGGAGATGATTGTTTCATGGATCTTTGATGATCCTAGGCTTATACTGATCACTTTCCTTAATACTCCCATTACTGCCAATCTGCCTCTTGGCTTCTTAGACTTTTCTCCTCTCATGGGCCTGGTACGTTGGTGTGTGACAGCTCCCCTGGCATACACACGCAAACAGAAGGCAGCAGGGGGGCAGCTAACTGTGGAGAGCCAAGGCCTATACTCAAAGCTGCATCTGAGCATGTTACAAGGTCTCATGGTCCTTCAGACTCAATTGACAGAAAAAAGCCTCTATGGAAGACTGGGACTCTTTCATTTCGACCAACTTGTGCCTCTGGTGGAGGAATTGGGACAGTTATGTGATGAGCTTAACCCATTAAATGCAGAGCAGGAGATGGAATTAGCACTTGATAGGCTTGCTCAGGCTCTGCAGGTTTCCATGGCGACAGGGGCTTTACTTTGTGCCCGAG ATGACCTGCGGACACTGTGCGCTAGACTCCCCCATAACAa CCTTATGCAGTTGGTGATCTCTGGTCCTGTTCAGCCTCAGCCAGCTCACCCGTCTCTAACTCCAGGCTATTACCCCCACATTCATACCCCACCCCTGGCCTATCCCTCTCTGCCCGCTCACCCAGCTCTGCCCGCTCATTCGCCACTTCCTACACATGCGGCGGTGCCTGCTATCCCAGCTATTCCTGGGCACCCTGTGCAGACTTTCATGCCTGGGATGGGCTTTCCATTTAGACCTATGCGCTGA